Proteins from a single region of Cupriavidus sp. MP-37:
- a CDS encoding acyl-CoA synthetase: MQSEQQRALRNTIPDAMARAVRRSPDKTAIRFGERSWSFRQLDDATARVAGALAQWGLRPGDRVAAFGKNSDAYVLLWLACLRSGLIHVPVNFSMTRAEAEYIVTQSGASAIFSDPALAERVDGLPCKVRGTLHGGDRRTDILAAAADGPTVPVSDTLAESTPAQILYTSGTTSAPKGAVLTHRALLAEYFSTIAACDIRASDYSLAALPLYHSAQMHVFLMPLLLCGGTTLIADSPEAGYCLRTIHAERITSFFAPPTVWIALLRHAEFEPARLGMLTKAYYGASIMPVPVLLELQEKLPALRFYNCYGQSEIGPLATVLGPDEHAARPASAGRPVLNVETRIVDETLQDVPPGELGEIVHRSPQLLTHYWDKPEQTAEAFAGGWFHSGDLGYMDAEGYLYVVDRIKDVINSGGVLVSSREVEECLYTHGAVAEAAVFALPHPKWVEAVTACVVRKRGHDDATEEALIAHARQALAPFKVPKRIVFVADLPRNTAGKLLKRQLREEYAQLFSRD; this comes from the coding sequence ATGCAGTCAGAGCAGCAGCGCGCCCTGCGCAACACCATCCCCGACGCCATGGCCCGCGCGGTGCGGCGCAGCCCGGACAAGACCGCGATCCGTTTCGGCGAGCGGTCCTGGAGCTTTCGCCAGCTCGATGACGCCACCGCGCGCGTAGCCGGCGCGCTGGCCCAGTGGGGCCTGCGTCCCGGCGACCGCGTCGCCGCCTTCGGCAAGAACTCCGACGCCTATGTGCTGTTGTGGCTGGCCTGCCTGCGCAGCGGCCTGATCCATGTGCCGGTGAATTTCTCGATGACGCGAGCCGAGGCCGAGTACATCGTCACGCAATCGGGCGCCAGCGCGATCTTTTCCGACCCGGCGCTGGCCGAGCGCGTCGACGGCCTGCCGTGCAAGGTCCGCGGCACGCTGCATGGCGGCGATCGTCGCACCGATATTCTCGCCGCGGCCGCCGACGGCCCCACGGTGCCGGTGTCCGACACTCTCGCTGAGTCCACGCCCGCGCAGATCCTGTACACCTCCGGCACCACCTCCGCGCCCAAGGGTGCCGTGCTGACGCATCGCGCGCTGCTGGCCGAATACTTCAGCACCATCGCCGCCTGCGATATCCGCGCGTCGGACTATTCGCTGGCGGCGCTACCGCTGTACCACTCGGCGCAGATGCATGTGTTCCTGATGCCGCTGCTGCTGTGCGGCGGCACCACGCTGATCGCCGACAGCCCGGAAGCCGGCTATTGCCTGCGCACCATCCACGCCGAGCGCATCACCAGCTTCTTTGCGCCGCCGACGGTCTGGATCGCGCTGCTGCGCCATGCGGAGTTCGAACCGGCCCGGCTGGGTATGCTGACCAAGGCCTACTACGGTGCCTCGATCATGCCGGTGCCGGTGCTGCTGGAGCTGCAGGAGAAACTGCCGGCGCTGCGCTTCTACAACTGCTACGGGCAAAGCGAGATCGGGCCGCTGGCCACGGTGCTGGGACCCGACGAGCACGCCGCACGGCCGGCCTCGGCAGGGCGCCCGGTATTGAATGTCGAGACCCGCATCGTCGATGAAACCCTGCAGGACGTGCCGCCCGGCGAGCTGGGCGAGATCGTGCATCGCTCGCCGCAGTTGCTGACGCACTACTGGGACAAGCCGGAGCAGACCGCCGAAGCCTTCGCCGGCGGCTGGTTCCATTCGGGCGACCTCGGCTACATGGATGCCGAGGGCTACCTGTATGTGGTGGACCGGATCAAGGACGTGATCAACTCGGGCGGCGTGCTGGTGTCGAGCCGCGAAGTGGAAGAGTGCCTGTACACCCATGGCGCGGTGGCCGAGGCAGCGGTGTTCGCGCTGCCGCACCCGAAGTGGGTCGAGGCGGTGACGGCGTGCGTGGTGCGCAAGCGCGGCCACGACGACGCAACCGAGGAGGCACTGATCGCGCATGCGCGCCAGGCGCTGGCGCCGTTCAAGGTGCCCAAGCGCATCGTGTTCGTCGCGGACCTGCCGCGCAATACCGCGGGCAAGTTGCTCAAGCGCCAGCTGCGCGAGGAATACGCGCAGCTGTTCAGCAGAGACTGA